The bacterium DNA segment ACCGGTAACTCGCCTTTTTGCCAAAGGTCAGGTGTCCAATTTGCCGGGATCGCAGTGACTACACCAGCGGCATCGTCCCGCAACATTTTCATGGCAACACTGGTGTCGGCAATACCTTCCACCAAACGAATCTTTTCAGCTTTACGTAAAGCATCGGCAAGGGCGGGTGACCGTTCACCGCCAACTAACACAACGATTGTGTCAGCCTTTTGCATTTTCTTGATTTGCTTCACTGAAATGTACCCAATCACCCCGATTAATACCGGAAACAAGAGCAACGGGATGACAATCATGGAAATGATTGTTCGCCGGTCGCGTACGATGTCGAGCAACTCTTTGCGAAATACGGTATTGACATTTTTCCAACGGATTCCCACGGCTCCTCCTACTCCCCAATCAGCTTTAAGAACAAACCTTGCAACTCCGATGTGCCGGTATGAGCGCGTAAGTCAGAAATCGTACCGTCAGCGACCAATCTACCCTTGTGGATGACAACAATACGATCACACAACGCTTCCGCTTCCTCCATTCGATGGGTAGAGAACAAGACCGAGCGTCCGGACGATTTGGTGTTGCGCACATAGTCGACGATGGAACGAGCGCCAAGTACGTCAAGCCCGGCGGTTGGTTCGTCCAGTACTAGTAAACGGGGCCGGTGCATAGCGGTTCGCGCAATGTTCACCCGCTGCTTTTGTCCGGTCGACAGTTTGTCGCATTTCCGGTCGATAAATTCGCTCAGAGCAAATTCGTGAATCAATTCCGGTAGCCGCTGTTCGATCGCCGGGGTTTCCATTCCGTGCAATTTCGCGAAATACTTCAACACTTCGCGGCCGGTTAAGCGCGGATAGAGACCGGTGGAACTCGTCATAAAACCGAGTTGCGCGCGCACTTGTTCCGGTTGGTTCACCACATCGAAGCCGGCAACCGTTACCGTTCCCGACGTCGGTTTCAACATTGTCGCAATGACCCGCAGGGTGGTTGTTTTCCCGGCGCCGTTGACTCCCAGCAGTCCGACGATTTCCCCCTCAGCTACCGAAAAGGTGATGTTCTGGACAGCGACGACTTCCCCCTTTTTATCGGGGTAGACCTTCGAGAGTTGATTGATTTGCACTACAGCCATGTTTATTTCCCATCCGTGAACAATGGTTCTCGAAAAACATCTTCGATTGGTTCATTTTCACAGACAATTTATTTCGTTGAATCGACAGTTACAAGCTTATTTAAGTCGCTCGACACTTTTTAACTTCGACTCAAAGTCTTTCGGAAGGAGGTAATGGTAGCTCAGGAGTCGTCCTTGGTATGCGATGCCAAAAACGCCAAACGGGGATGGGGACTGCTCCTGCACTTCTTTACTGCTCTTTAGTTCGGTAGAATAAAAGGGAATGTTCGATATAGAAGCATACTCCTGCACGAAGTTAGCAGCGTCCTCGATGTAAGGACATTGGTCGGTGCGGTAAACCGTAAATCCCTTCTGATTAGGAGACGTTTGTTGGAGTGCAGCCTTGGAAAATCTCGGCAACTCAGCTTTCCGGAACTGCAATACCATGAGTGAAAACGCGGGCGGCGCTTCGGCAACACATTGAAATCCTGCACTGAGCAGCGGTTTGCGACTCATCAACCAATTGCCTTCGCTTGAAATCATCGCAACGCCGCGCAGTTTTTCTTTTCGCGCATCGGCAATACAGTGTTCGAGTAATTGCTTGGAAAATCCCTTTCCCTTACTCTTCCCTACAACCCACAAGCAATGGATAAACATGTACCCTTCGGCATGAACGCCGCGCCATGCTTGCTCACCGGGGATGTATTCGATAAAACCGCGCTCAGGCAGTTCCAACAATTTTATGCGCATGCCTTCGGTAAACCGTTCATGCAACCATGCGAGTTTCTTTTGATAGCCCGGACACTTTTTCTTGCTCATGTAGCAAAAGAAACCGTGTTTACAAACATTCGATTCGTTTACATCGATGATGTTTGCCATGTCGCGCTCCCTAAGCAGCCTGCATTACTCGATAGATTCCAACTGTTCGGCCGCTGGTTTCTTCAAATGCTGTTCAAAGATAGTATACAGTACTGGCACGAAGAAAAGCGTTAATACTGTGGAAACTGTAAGACCGCCAATAACTGCTAACGCGAGCGGCGCTTGGGTCGATTCGCCGCCGATGCTTAACGCCATTGGCATTAGACCAAATACTGTTACAATCGAAGTCATTAAAATCGGTTTCAGTCGGGTGACACTCGCTTTTTCCACGGCTGCGTACAATTCAACTCCACTGCGGCGAAGCCGGTTTGTGTAATCCACCAACAGAATTCCATTACTCACAACGATACCAACCATTACGATGATCCCTTGGAAAGAGGTTACCGATAAGGTTGTATTGGTCAGGAATAGTGTCCAAAGCACGCCGACAATGCCGAGTGGTACGGTAAACATAATCACAAAAGGATCGAGCAATGACTGGAATTGCGAAGACATAACGACATATACCAACAATATCGCCAAGGCAAATGCAAGCAAGAGATCCTTAAATGTTTGTTGCTGCTGCTCGACATTTCCACCCAATTTCACTTCAAAACCTGCCGGAACCTGTAACGTGTCGAGTCGAGCGCGGATATCGTTTGCAACACTGCCGAGATCGCGCCCGGAAACATTTGCAGTCACTTCCACCAAGCGTTGTTGGTTCTTGCGGTCGATTTGCACCGGAGAATTCGTCCGTTCGATCACCGCGACGTTTCTTAGTAGTACCGTTTTCCCGTCGGGGGTATTCAATGCGACATTTCCTAAATCATCCAATTGTGAACGGTAACTCTCATTTAGACGCACAAGAATATTGTATTGGTTTCCGGTAACGGGATCGGAGTATAACGATGCGACGGTACCATTAATACAAGTGTTTATCGTATTGGC contains these protein-coding regions:
- a CDS encoding GNAT family N-acetyltransferase; amino-acid sequence: MANIIDVNESNVCKHGFFCYMSKKKCPGYQKKLAWLHERFTEGMRIKLLELPERGFIEYIPGEQAWRGVHAEGYMFIHCLWVVGKSKGKGFSKQLLEHCIADARKEKLRGVAMISSEGNWLMSRKPLLSAGFQCVAEAPPAFSLMVLQFRKAELPRFSKAALQQTSPNQKGFTVYRTDQCPYIEDAANFVQEYASISNIPFYSTELKSSKEVQEQSPSPFGVFGIAYQGRLLSYHYLLPKDFESKLKSVERLK
- a CDS encoding ABC transporter ATP-binding protein, which codes for MAVVQINQLSKVYPDKKGEVVAVQNITFSVAEGEIVGLLGVNGAGKTTTLRVIATMLKPTSGTVTVAGFDVVNQPEQVRAQLGFMTSSTGLYPRLTGREVLKYFAKLHGMETPAIEQRLPELIHEFALSEFIDRKCDKLSTGQKQRVNIARTAMHRPRLLVLDEPTAGLDVLGARSIVDYVRNTKSSGRSVLFSTHRMEEAEALCDRIVVIHKGRLVADGTISDLRAHTGTSELQGLFLKLIGE